Within the Ochrobactrum vermis genome, the region ATGCTCCAAGTAAAATTTTGAACTTCATCAAAAACTCCTATAAAATGTGAAATCTATGATTTCCATATAGTATTGTTTGGCGATAATGTATGTAACATAATGGCAACATGAATATTATGACAGGGAATATTCACAAATTTATATTCTTAATTGCAGTATTTATTACTTTTACATTTATAACTAATTATAGGATTTATTCTATATTTTAGTTTTGAATGAATTTCATCGCAATAAACTTAAACTCTGACCAACGAAAAAAGGCCCCGCGATGCGAGGCCTTTCCCCATATGTGTTCAACCAGAATTAGAACTTGTATGCGACGCCGAGGCGAACTTCGTTGGTCTTGAAGTCCTGATTGATGTTCAGGCCGCCGAAGTCGATGTCCTTGTCGCCGTAGTCGGTGTAGCGATATTCAAGGCGAACGATCAGGTTGTCGGTTGCGGCATAATCCACGCCCGCGCCTGCGGTCCAGCCGGTAAGCGTCTTGCTTTCGGAGAAGCTGCCAACGCCATCAATGCTGCCGCTGTTCTTGATGTTGCCAAAGGCCACACCACCGGCGAGGTAAGGCATGAAGCGATCAACCGCATAGCCGACACGGGCGCGAACGGCACCGGACCAGCGAAGCTTGGTCTCGAAGTCGCCAACGTTTACGTCGCTCCCGTCATAAACATTGATGCCCTTGGAGACGTCATTATAGGTCACATCACCGTCGATACCGAGAACAATGCTGTTGCCGAGATCGAAGTTATAACCGGCATAAACGCCACCGAGGAAACCGTCCGGCTTGACGTTGCCGAAGCTGTAGATGTCACCATCGAAGTTCGACTTGCCCCAGCCATAGCCGATCTGGCCACCGATATAGGCGCCGTTCCAGGTGAAGGTCGGAGCGATCACAACCGGAGCTGGTTCCTGTTCGATCACGGCGTCAGCAGCCTTTGCGCCAGTAGCGGCCACAAGGGCGACAGTCGATGCAAGAAGAAGGGCCTTGAGCTTCATGATAAACCTCCTGAAGGAAAGTCTCAGAACCAATATTTGTCCCTAATATAAGCGATTACTGCTAAAAGTCTGTAGCAAACGGGACACATCAAGGGGAATGTCGCCCCAGCGCTACACGTTCCCGTGAGTGCGCTGCGACGGGTTGTTATACGGGACAGGTGCAATATGGCGCAGGCTTGCACGAGTGGTCGGATTCCGACATTTGCATCCCTCGGATATGGATGCCGAGCAAATGTCGGAATCGAGATGACCACCAGTAGATTTGTGTTTCCGGTAGATTTTCGAATTTGACGTTTGAAGCGTGACGCCCTGTCAGGCGGGTATCAAACGTCAAATTCAATCCACTGGCTCTTCGGGATGTGATTCCGCTGCGGTTCGCGTTATAGAAAGCGGCAAAATTTGCGGGGGAAACAGAAATGCATGACACGAAGGGCATAAAAGGGCGGATCGATTGGGTCGATATTGCCAAGGGCATCTGCATCATCTTCGTGGTCATGATGCATTCCACGCTCGGCGTGGAGAAGGCAGCCGGTGGGCAGGGCTGGATGCACTATGTGGTCGCCTTCGCCAAGCCGTTCCGTATGCCGGATTTCTTCATGATATCAGGTCTCTTCCTCAGCCTTGTCATTGACAGGCCGTGGCGGCGTTATCTCGACCGCAAGGTTGTGCATTTTCTCTACTTCTATATTCTATGGCTGACGATCCAGTTTGCCTTCAAGGTGCCGGCTATCGCCAGTGAAGCCGGAATTCCGGGTGTGGTGAACGCCTATCTGATGGCATTCATCGAGCCGTTCGGGACGCTCTGGTTCATCTATATCCTGCCGGTTTTCTTCATCGCGACACGGCTTTTGAAGCGTGTGCCGGTGGGGATAACCTTCATGGTGCTTGCCGTACTGGAAATCCTGCCGATCCATACAGGCTGGGTCATGGTGGATGAGTTCTGCTCGC harbors:
- a CDS encoding outer membrane protein — encoded protein: MKLKALLLASTVALVAATGAKAADAVIEQEPAPVVIAPTFTWNGAYIGGQIGYGWGKSNFDGDIYSFGNVKPDGFLGGVYAGYNFDLGNSIVLGIDGDVTYNDVSKGINVYDGSDVNVGDFETKLRWSGAVRARVGYAVDRFMPYLAGGVAFGNIKNSGSIDGVGSFSESKTLTGWTAGAGVDYAATDNLIVRLEYRYTDYGDKDIDFGGLNINQDFKTNEVRLGVAYKF